From the genome of Streptomyces sp. V1I1, one region includes:
- a CDS encoding exodeoxyribonuclease VII small subunit, producing MAANTDEAALGYEQARDELIEVVRRLEAGGTTLEESLALWERGEELAKVCRRWLEGARARLDAALSEGEREAGGAGTAED from the coding sequence ATGGCTGCCAACACGGACGAGGCTGCGCTCGGCTACGAGCAGGCGCGGGACGAGCTGATCGAGGTCGTACGCCGCCTGGAGGCGGGCGGCACGACGCTCGAGGAGTCGCTGGCCCTGTGGGAACGCGGCGAGGAGCTGGCGAAGGTCTGCCGCCGCTGGCTGGAGGGCGCCCGCGCCAGGCTGGACGCGGCGCTGTCCGAGGGCGAGCGCGAAGCCGGTGGCGCTGGGACCGCCGAGGACTGA
- a CDS encoding malonic semialdehyde reductase, whose protein sequence is MTLALDSAAQDLLFREARTANTFTDEPVTEEQVQAIYDLVKFGPTAFNQSPLRVVLVRSDEARERLVSHMAEGNQAKTASAPLVAILAADNEFHEELPTLFPHFPQAKDMFFAERPVREQAAGLNAALQAAYFIVGVRAAGLAAGPMTGFDFAGVQKEFLDDDHTPLMVVNIGKPGEDASFPRSPRLAYDEVITTV, encoded by the coding sequence ATGACCCTCGCCCTTGACTCCGCCGCTCAGGACCTCCTCTTCCGTGAGGCCCGCACCGCCAACACGTTCACCGACGAGCCGGTGACCGAGGAGCAGGTCCAGGCGATCTACGACCTCGTCAAGTTCGGACCCACCGCCTTCAACCAGAGCCCCCTTCGCGTCGTCCTCGTCCGCTCCGACGAGGCCCGCGAGCGCCTGGTCAGCCACATGGCCGAGGGCAATCAGGCGAAGACCGCGTCCGCGCCGCTGGTCGCGATCCTCGCCGCCGACAACGAGTTCCACGAGGAGCTTCCGACCCTGTTCCCGCACTTCCCGCAGGCCAAGGACATGTTCTTCGCCGAGCGCCCGGTCCGCGAGCAGGCCGCCGGCCTCAACGCCGCGCTGCAGGCCGCGTACTTCATCGTCGGCGTCCGCGCCGCCGGTCTGGCCGCGGGCCCGATGACCGGCTTCGACTTCGCGGGCGTCCAGAAGGAGTTCCTGGACGACGACCACACCCCGCTGATGGTCGTCAACATCGGCAAGCCGGGCGAGGACGCCTCGTTCCCGCGCTCCCCGCGACTGGCGTACGACGAGGTCATCACCACCGTCTGA
- a CDS encoding DUF4245 domain-containing protein, protein MASMRGRQTVRDMVLSMAVIGAVVAVIYVFIPHDDKADPIKAVDYRVELLTARRAAPYPVAAPEGLAKGWKPTSVSYKGTDGNAWHLGFLDPDGEYVAVEQSTAPARKYIPQVSQQATKTDRTQQIAGAAWERWEGPKYDALVRHDKGGTTVVTGTASAQRLAEMAAALRTS, encoded by the coding sequence GTGGCAAGTATGCGAGGCAGACAGACGGTGCGCGACATGGTGCTGTCGATGGCGGTCATCGGGGCCGTCGTCGCGGTGATCTATGTGTTCATTCCGCACGATGACAAGGCCGACCCGATCAAGGCGGTCGACTACCGGGTGGAATTGCTGACGGCACGGCGTGCGGCGCCGTACCCGGTGGCGGCGCCGGAGGGCCTTGCGAAGGGGTGGAAGCCGACGTCCGTCTCGTACAAGGGGACCGACGGCAACGCCTGGCACCTCGGCTTCCTGGACCCGGACGGTGAGTACGTCGCGGTCGAGCAGTCCACGGCGCCGGCCCGCAAGTACATCCCGCAGGTCAGCCAGCAGGCCACGAAGACGGACCGCACGCAGCAGATCGCGGGCGCGGCCTGGGAGCGCTGGGAGGGGCCGAAGTACGACGCCCTGGTGCGCCACGACAAGGGTGGGACGACGGTCGTCACGGGCACGGCGTCGGCGCAGCGGCTCGCGGAGATGGCGGCCGCGCTGCGTACGTCATGA
- the glpX gene encoding class II fructose-bisphosphatase, which translates to MTEHNLPSQLEVSPEAPDRNLALELVRVTEAAAMAAGRWVGRGDKIGADGAAVKAMRTLVSTVSMNGVVVIGEGEKDEAPMLFNGERVGDGTGPEVDIAVDPIDGTTLNAKGMPNAIAVLAAADRGTMFDPSAVFYMDKLVTGPEAADFVDINAPVSVNIRRVAKAKHSTPEDVTVVILDRPRHEGIVKEIRETGARIKFISDGDVAGSVMAVREGTGVDMLMGIGGTPEGIISACAIKCLGGTIQGKLWPKDDAERQRALDAGHDLDRVLHTNDLVSGDNVFFVATGITDGELLRGVRYRAETATTQSLVMRSKSGTIRQIDSTHRLSKLRAYSAIDFDRAK; encoded by the coding sequence ATGACCGAGCACAATCTGCCGTCCCAGCTCGAGGTCTCCCCCGAGGCCCCCGACCGCAACCTGGCCCTGGAGCTCGTCCGGGTCACCGAGGCCGCCGCCATGGCCGCGGGCCGGTGGGTCGGCCGCGGCGACAAGATCGGCGCGGACGGAGCGGCCGTCAAGGCCATGCGGACCCTGGTCTCCACCGTCTCGATGAACGGCGTCGTCGTCATCGGCGAGGGCGAGAAGGACGAAGCCCCCATGCTGTTCAACGGCGAGCGGGTCGGCGACGGGACCGGCCCCGAGGTCGACATCGCCGTGGACCCGATCGACGGCACCACGCTCAACGCCAAGGGCATGCCGAACGCCATCGCCGTGCTCGCCGCCGCCGACCGCGGCACCATGTTCGACCCCTCCGCGGTCTTCTACATGGACAAGCTGGTCACCGGCCCCGAGGCCGCGGACTTCGTGGACATCAACGCCCCCGTCTCGGTCAACATCCGCCGGGTCGCCAAGGCCAAGCACTCCACGCCCGAGGACGTCACGGTCGTCATCCTGGACCGCCCGCGCCACGAGGGCATCGTCAAGGAGATCCGCGAGACCGGCGCACGGATCAAGTTCATCTCGGACGGCGATGTCGCGGGCTCGGTCATGGCCGTACGCGAAGGCACCGGCGTCGACATGCTCATGGGCATCGGTGGCACGCCCGAGGGCATCATCTCCGCCTGCGCGATCAAGTGCCTCGGCGGCACGATCCAGGGCAAGCTCTGGCCGAAGGACGACGCCGAGCGGCAGCGCGCGCTCGACGCCGGGCATGACCTGGACCGGGTGCTGCACACGAACGACCTGGTCAGCGGCGACAACGTGTTCTTCGTCGCCACCGGAATCACGGACGGCGAGCTGCTGCGCGGAGTGCGTTACCGCGCGGAGACCGCGACCACCCAGTCGCTGGTGATGCGCTCCAAGTCCGGCACGATCCGCCAGATCGACTCGACCCACCGGCTGTCGAAGCTGCGTGCGTACAGCGCCATCGACTTCGACCGCGCGAAGTAG
- a CDS encoding WhiB family transcriptional regulator gives MLQLPHQSLQVAAVPPQRIPAREDQAGPWHAEAVCRRDEAGLFFAPSKEPTAARLSREEAAKRVCARCPVMVECREHALLQPEPYGVWGGLTAAERRVVLARRRRRDVELKKSASAA, from the coding sequence GTGCTGCAACTGCCGCATCAGTCCTTGCAGGTCGCCGCCGTTCCGCCCCAGCGAATTCCCGCTCGGGAAGATCAGGCCGGACCCTGGCATGCGGAGGCGGTGTGCCGCCGGGACGAAGCGGGACTGTTCTTCGCCCCGTCCAAGGAACCAACGGCAGCGCGGCTGTCACGCGAGGAGGCAGCCAAACGTGTCTGCGCCCGCTGCCCCGTGATGGTCGAGTGCCGGGAACATGCCTTGCTCCAGCCCGAGCCGTACGGCGTGTGGGGCGGACTCACCGCGGCCGAGCGCCGCGTGGTGCTGGCCCGGCGCAGGCGGCGCGACGTCGAGCTCAAGAAGTCGGCCTCGGCGGCCTGA
- a CDS encoding DUF1707 domain-containing protein, whose amino-acid sequence MDLDKHPQKPVAHAEPGAAIRASDADRDRIADILRDALAEGRLDAEEHSERIEAVYRAKTVGELEPIVQDLPATRRRPDATSYAYGPEEVPGPGGPADNLIAVFSSSTRKGRWRVGRRTNAFSLFGNIEIDLTEALFGQRLTVINATSIFGNVEVRVPENISLRGSGTGFFGNFDVLTLEAEDPEAPVVVVNGYSVFGNVEAKPKRGRRISDLHDRLRKHFG is encoded by the coding sequence GTGGACCTCGACAAGCACCCCCAGAAACCGGTCGCCCACGCGGAACCCGGCGCTGCCATCCGTGCCTCCGATGCCGACCGTGACCGGATCGCGGACATCCTCAGGGACGCCCTGGCCGAGGGCCGGCTGGACGCCGAGGAGCACTCCGAGCGGATCGAGGCCGTCTACCGCGCCAAGACCGTCGGCGAGCTCGAACCGATCGTCCAGGACCTGCCGGCGACCCGCAGGCGCCCCGACGCCACCTCGTACGCGTACGGGCCCGAAGAAGTCCCCGGACCCGGCGGACCCGCCGACAACCTGATCGCCGTCTTCTCCAGCTCCACCCGCAAGGGCCGCTGGCGCGTCGGCCGCCGCACCAACGCCTTCTCGCTGTTCGGCAACATCGAGATCGACCTCACCGAGGCGCTCTTCGGGCAGCGGCTGACCGTGATCAACGCGACCTCCATCTTCGGCAATGTCGAGGTCCGGGTCCCGGAGAACATCTCGCTGCGCGGCAGCGGCACCGGCTTCTTCGGCAACTTCGACGTCCTCACGCTGGAGGCCGAAGATCCCGAGGCCCCGGTCGTCGTCGTCAACGGGTACTCGGTTTTCGGCAATGTCGAGGCCAAGCCCAAGCGCGGCCGCCGCATCTCCGATCTCCATGACCGCCTGCGCAAACACTTCGGCTGA
- a CDS encoding fumarate hydratase — MAVMPEFAYSDLLPLGEDTTPYRLVTAEGVSTFEADGRTFLKVEPEALRTLAAEAMHDISHYLRPAHLAQLRRIVDDPEASSNDKFVALDLLKNANIAAAGVLPMCQDTGTAIVMGKRGQNVLTAGGDEEALSRGIYDAYTKLNLRYSQMAPLTMWEEKNTGSNLPAQIELYATDGGAYKFLFMAKGGGSANKSFLYQETKAVLNEASMMKFLEEKIRSLGTAACPPYHLAIVVGGTSAEFALKTAKYASAHYLDELPAEGSPTGHGFRDKELEEKVFELTQKIGIGAQFGGKYFCHDVRVVRLPRHGASLPVAIAVSCSADRQATAKITAEGVFLEQLETDPARFLPDTTDEHLDEAGDVVRIDLNRPMDDVLAELAKYPVKTRLSLTGPLVVARDIAHAKIKERLDAGEEMPQYLKDHPVYYAGPAKTPEGYASGSFGPTTAGRMDSYVEQFQAAGGSKVMLAKGNRSKQVTDACGSHGGFYLGSIGGPAARLAQDCIKKVEVVEYEELGMEAVWRIEVEDFPAFIVVDDKGNDFFTEPAPAPTFTSIPVRGPGLA, encoded by the coding sequence ATGGCCGTAATGCCAGAGTTTGCGTACTCCGATCTGCTCCCGCTGGGAGAGGACACCACGCCGTATCGGCTGGTGACCGCCGAGGGAGTCTCCACCTTCGAAGCCGACGGGCGTACGTTCCTCAAGGTCGAGCCGGAGGCGCTGCGCACGCTCGCCGCCGAGGCCATGCACGACATCTCGCACTACCTGCGGCCCGCCCACCTCGCGCAGCTGCGCCGTATCGTCGACGACCCCGAGGCCTCCTCCAACGACAAGTTCGTCGCGCTCGACCTGCTCAAGAACGCGAACATCGCCGCCGCCGGCGTCCTCCCCATGTGCCAGGACACCGGCACGGCGATCGTGATGGGCAAGCGCGGCCAGAATGTGCTCACGGCGGGCGGCGACGAGGAAGCCCTCTCCCGCGGCATCTACGACGCGTACACCAAGCTCAACCTGCGCTACTCGCAGATGGCTCCGCTCACCATGTGGGAGGAGAAGAACACCGGCTCCAACCTCCCCGCCCAGATCGAGCTTTATGCCACCGACGGCGGCGCGTACAAGTTCCTGTTCATGGCCAAGGGCGGTGGTTCGGCCAACAAGTCGTTCCTCTACCAGGAGACCAAGGCGGTCCTGAACGAGGCCTCCATGATGAAGTTCCTGGAAGAGAAGATCCGCTCGCTCGGTACGGCGGCGTGCCCGCCGTACCACCTCGCGATCGTCGTCGGCGGCACGTCCGCCGAGTTCGCGCTGAAGACCGCGAAGTACGCCTCCGCGCACTACCTCGACGAGCTGCCGGCCGAGGGCTCCCCGACCGGCCACGGCTTCCGCGACAAGGAGCTTGAGGAGAAGGTCTTCGAGCTCACCCAGAAGATCGGCATCGGCGCGCAGTTCGGCGGCAAGTACTTCTGCCACGACGTCCGCGTGGTCCGGCTGCCGCGGCACGGTGCCTCGCTGCCCGTCGCGATCGCAGTGTCCTGCTCGGCCGACCGCCAGGCGACCGCGAAGATCACCGCGGAGGGCGTGTTCCTGGAGCAGCTGGAGACCGACCCGGCGCGCTTCCTGCCGGACACGACCGACGAGCACCTGGACGAGGCGGGGGACGTCGTACGCATCGACCTCAACCGGCCGATGGACGACGTGCTCGCCGAGCTGGCCAAGTACCCCGTCAAGACGCGCCTCTCGCTCACCGGCCCGCTCGTCGTCGCCCGTGACATCGCGCACGCCAAGATCAAGGAGCGGCTCGACGCGGGCGAGGAGATGCCGCAGTACCTGAAGGACCACCCGGTCTACTACGCGGGCCCGGCGAAGACGCCGGAGGGTTACGCGTCGGGCTCGTTCGGTCCGACCACGGCAGGCCGGATGGACTCGTACGTCGAGCAGTTCCAGGCGGCGGGCGGCTCCAAGGTCATGCTCGCCAAGGGCAACCGGAGCAAGCAGGTCACCGACGCGTGCGGCTCGCACGGCGGGTTCTACCTGGGCTCGATCGGCGGTCCGGCGGCGCGGCTCGCGCAGGACTGCATCAAGAAGGTCGAGGTCGTCGAGTACGAGGAGCTCGGGATGGAGGCGGTGTGGAGGATCGAGGTCGAGGACTTCCCCGCGTTCATCGTCGTGGACGACAAGGGCAACGACTTCTTCACGGAGCCGGCGCCGGCGCCGACGTTCACGTCGATCCCGGTGCGGGGACCGGGGCTGGCGTAA
- a CDS encoding ricin-type beta-trefoil lectin domain protein, whose amino-acid sequence MRRTRRRLRSTVAAAAALAAGLGGVAATTTTAEADGTRTVASVPLPPELESIRAAEAVKLYGRPAERPLADRKSGLISLGDSEISGEGVGTYEPGTNGPDNWCHRSPDAAIHRTGIAADVTYNVSCSGAYSGNIRIGGSKQYADELVQSDNLAIKARNTRIKMVLLVAGANDDLRFGPVMTDCVTRFLLIQGPCEPKYAPGWQARIDGLVPKVEQTVRDLRTVMRDAGYADGDYRLVVMGYPSPIGPDFRDNPGFPGKLICGGMGYDSDTVWGRNTAVPAFQRGMRKAAQSTGAVYLDNSRLFHGHEVCMENTWARGLYVDITNPFPPDSNSVRQSFHPNVRGHAAFASCLTQLYNSGLREASCADVASGGKPELYAGAWDDAYKPLRNEATGSCVDVSGAVTRNGTGVVGWDCHGGRNQGWWYDAARRSLHTELTQDRCVDVPGGRYAAGAALIVWDCHGGANQQFVRTGGTIRPAAAQGLCVTLAAARDAVRLRACTGGPNQRFA is encoded by the coding sequence ATGAGGCGCACCAGACGCAGACTTCGCAGTACGGTCGCGGCCGCCGCCGCACTGGCGGCAGGACTTGGCGGGGTGGCGGCCACGACCACGACCGCCGAGGCCGACGGGACCCGCACCGTCGCATCTGTACCGCTCCCTCCCGAACTGGAGTCCATTCGCGCGGCCGAGGCCGTCAAGCTCTACGGCAGACCCGCCGAGCGCCCGCTCGCGGACCGCAAGTCCGGCCTGATCTCGCTCGGCGACAGCGAGATTTCGGGCGAGGGCGTCGGCACGTACGAGCCCGGCACCAACGGCCCCGACAACTGGTGCCACCGCTCGCCCGACGCCGCCATCCACCGCACGGGCATCGCGGCGGACGTCACCTACAACGTCTCCTGCTCCGGCGCCTACTCCGGAAACATCCGGATCGGCGGCTCGAAGCAGTACGCCGACGAGCTCGTCCAGAGCGACAACCTGGCCATCAAGGCGCGCAACACCCGCATCAAGATGGTGCTGTTGGTGGCCGGCGCCAACGACGATCTGCGGTTCGGGCCGGTGATGACCGACTGCGTCACGCGCTTTCTGCTGATTCAGGGACCGTGCGAGCCCAAGTACGCACCGGGCTGGCAGGCCCGCATCGACGGCCTCGTCCCCAAGGTCGAGCAGACCGTACGGGACCTGCGCACCGTGATGCGCGACGCCGGGTACGCGGACGGCGACTACAGACTGGTCGTGATGGGCTACCCGAGCCCCATCGGCCCGGACTTCCGCGACAACCCCGGCTTCCCCGGCAAGCTGATCTGCGGCGGCATGGGCTATGACTCCGACACCGTCTGGGGCCGCAACACCGCCGTTCCCGCCTTCCAGCGCGGCATGCGCAAGGCGGCGCAGTCCACCGGAGCCGTCTACCTCGACAACTCGCGCCTCTTCCACGGCCATGAGGTCTGCATGGAGAACACCTGGGCGCGCGGACTGTACGTGGACATCACCAACCCCTTCCCGCCGGACTCCAATTCGGTCCGCCAGTCCTTCCACCCCAATGTGCGCGGACACGCGGCGTTCGCCTCGTGCCTCACGCAGCTCTACAACTCAGGGCTGCGCGAGGCGAGTTGCGCGGACGTGGCGTCAGGCGGGAAGCCCGAGCTGTACGCGGGAGCGTGGGACGACGCGTACAAGCCGCTGAGGAACGAGGCGACGGGCTCCTGTGTGGACGTGTCGGGTGCTGTCACCCGCAACGGCACCGGAGTCGTCGGGTGGGACTGCCACGGCGGCCGCAACCAGGGCTGGTGGTACGACGCGGCGCGGAGGTCGCTGCACACGGAGCTGACGCAGGACCGGTGCGTCGACGTGCCGGGTGGCCGCTATGCCGCGGGCGCGGCGCTGATCGTGTGGGACTGCCACGGCGGCGCGAACCAGCAGTTCGTCCGCACCGGCGGCACGATCCGCCCGGCGGCGGCGCAAGGGCTGTGCGTGACGCTGGCGGCGGCGAGGGATGCGGTGCGGTTGCGGGCGTGCACGGGCGGACCGAACCAGCGCTTCGCCTGA
- a CDS encoding aspartate ammonia-lyase: MTDASEYRIEHDSMGEVRVPAHAKWRAQTQRAVENFPISGQRLERSHIEALARIKAASAQVNAELGVLDKDIAGAIADAAAEVADGRWDEHFPVDVFQTGSGTSSNMNTNEVIATLATERLGREVHPNDHVNASQSSNDVFPSSIHIAATAAVTGDLIPALEHLAASLERKSAEFADVVKSGRTHLMDATPVTLGQEFGGYAAQIRYGVERLTASLPRLAELPLGGTAVGTGINTPPGFSAAVIAEVARATGLPLTEARDHFEAQGARDGLVETSGQLRTIAVSLTKISNDLRWMASGPRTGLAEINLPDLQPGSSIMPGKVNPVIPEAVLMVAAQVTGNDATVATAGAAGNFELNVMLPVMAKNLLESVRLLANASRLLADRTVDGITANAERAREYAESSPSVVTPLNKYIGYEEAAKVVKKSLAERKTIREVVLESGYVERGALTLEQLDEALDVLRMTHP; encoded by the coding sequence ATGACCGACGCGAGCGAGTACCGGATCGAGCACGACTCCATGGGTGAGGTGCGGGTGCCCGCACACGCGAAGTGGCGGGCCCAGACGCAGCGGGCCGTGGAGAACTTCCCCATCTCGGGGCAGCGTCTCGAGCGGTCCCACATCGAGGCCCTGGCCCGGATCAAGGCGGCTTCCGCCCAGGTCAACGCCGAACTGGGGGTGCTCGACAAGGACATCGCGGGCGCGATCGCCGACGCCGCCGCGGAGGTCGCCGACGGCCGCTGGGACGAACACTTCCCGGTGGACGTTTTCCAGACAGGCTCCGGCACCTCGTCGAACATGAACACCAACGAGGTCATCGCGACGCTGGCCACCGAGCGCCTCGGCCGCGAGGTGCACCCCAACGACCATGTGAATGCCTCCCAGTCGTCCAACGACGTCTTCCCCTCCTCCATCCACATCGCGGCGACGGCGGCCGTGACGGGCGATCTGATCCCGGCGCTGGAGCATCTGGCGGCCTCGCTGGAGCGCAAGTCCGCCGAGTTCGCGGACGTCGTGAAGTCCGGTCGTACGCATCTGATGGACGCGACTCCCGTCACGCTGGGCCAGGAGTTCGGCGGCTATGCCGCGCAGATCCGGTACGGCGTGGAGCGGCTGACGGCCTCGCTGCCCCGGCTCGCGGAACTCCCCCTGGGCGGTACGGCGGTGGGCACCGGCATCAACACCCCGCCCGGTTTCTCGGCCGCGGTCATCGCCGAGGTCGCGCGCGCGACCGGGCTGCCGCTGACCGAGGCACGCGACCACTTCGAGGCGCAGGGCGCGCGGGACGGTCTGGTGGAGACGAGCGGTCAGCTCCGCACCATCGCGGTCTCGCTCACCAAGATCTCCAATGACCTGCGCTGGATGGCATCGGGCCCGCGTACCGGTCTCGCGGAGATCAACCTCCCCGATCTCCAGCCCGGCTCCTCGATCATGCCCGGCAAGGTCAACCCGGTGATCCCGGAGGCCGTGCTGATGGTCGCGGCCCAGGTGACCGGCAACGACGCCACGGTCGCGACCGCGGGCGCCGCGGGGAACTTCGAGCTGAACGTCATGCTCCCGGTCATGGCCAAGAACCTGCTGGAGTCGGTCAGGCTCCTCGCCAACGCCTCGCGTCTGCTGGCGGACCGTACCGTCGACGGCATCACGGCGAACGCCGAGCGGGCCCGGGAGTACGCCGAGTCCTCGCCGTCCGTGGTCACGCCGCTGAACAAGTACATCGGCTACGAGGAAGCGGCGAAGGTCGTCAAGAAATCGCTGGCCGAACGGAAGACGATCCGCGAGGTCGTCCTCGAGTCCGGCTATGTGGAGCGTGGAGCGCTGACCCTGGAGCAGCTCGACGAGGCGCTCGACGTGCTGCGTATGACGCATCCGTGA
- a CDS encoding DUF402 domain-containing protein, translating into MTGTERIARWTRGDHILWRYRGHAPDLSGATVHICRPVTVVQDTEELLAVWMAPGTECVRPVLADGTPVHQEPLATRYTAPRTTALSRWFGTGVLKLARPGEPWSVWLFWERGWRFKNWYVNLEEPHTRWAGGVDSEDHFLDIAVRPDRSWSWLDEDEFDQAQRVGLMDAEKARGVREAGEAAIEAIRAWGAPFCDGWERWRPDPSWHVPELPADWGRTAAELAS; encoded by the coding sequence ATGACAGGCACAGAACGCATCGCACGCTGGACGCGCGGGGACCACATCCTCTGGCGCTATCGCGGCCATGCCCCGGACCTGTCGGGCGCCACCGTCCACATCTGCCGCCCCGTGACCGTCGTACAGGACACCGAAGAGCTGCTCGCGGTGTGGATGGCGCCGGGCACCGAGTGCGTGAGACCGGTGCTCGCGGACGGCACGCCGGTCCACCAGGAGCCGCTCGCGACCCGCTACACGGCCCCGCGCACCACCGCCCTCTCCCGCTGGTTCGGCACGGGCGTCCTGAAGCTGGCACGGCCCGGCGAGCCGTGGTCGGTCTGGCTGTTCTGGGAGCGCGGCTGGCGGTTCAAGAACTGGTACGTGAACCTCGAGGAGCCGCATACGCGCTGGGCGGGCGGCGTCGACTCCGAGGACCACTTCCTGGACATCGCGGTCCGGCCCGACCGCAGCTGGAGCTGGCTGGACGAGGACGAGTTCGACCAGGCCCAGCGGGTCGGCCTGATGGACGCGGAGAAGGCGCGCGGGGTACGTGAGGCGGGCGAGGCGGCCATCGAGGCGATCCGGGCCTGGGGTGCCCCGTTCTGTGACGGCTGGGAGCGCTGGCGGCCGGACCCCTCGTGGCACGTGCCCGAGCTGCCGGCGGACTGGGGGCGGACGGCTGCGGAGCTGGCCTCGTGA
- a CDS encoding SpoIIE family protein phosphatase — protein sequence MTEQPTSHEGRQPLVARPQERTRPRAEATGPSAVPGPSAVPGPSGLPGPSAVPAPSGPTQELAGTARREGDRLRFVGAATRRIARGIDLDEIVLGLCRATVPTFSDAILVYLRDPLPVGDERPVSPFVLRLRRTDRLRLAGEDADFGAAVPIPVIDPQNDLTPAAELREVRSGGALSEVLRGVRPVFGDSAAARAALPELLGDGRTVPGGHRAILAPLRGRRRVIGAAVFLRRPDRPAFEPNDLLVAAQLATHTALGIDKAVLYGREAYIADELQRTMLPDSLPQPTGVRLASRYLPAAETARVGGDWYDAIPLPGSRVALVVGDVMGHSMTSAAIMGQLRTTAQTLAGLDLPPQEVLHHLDEQAQRLGTDRMATCMYAVYDPVAHRITIANAGHPPPILLHLGGRAEVLRVPPGAPIGVGGVDFEAVELDAPAGATLLLYTDGLVESRLRDVWTGIEQLRERLAATAQLTGPDHSPPLEALCDDVLDMLGPGDRDDDIALLAARFDGIAPSDVAYWYLEPEDAAPGRARRLARRALSRWGLEELSDSVELLVSEVVTNAVRYAERPVTLRLLRTDVLRCEVGDDSPQLPRQRRARDTDEGGRGLFLVNRLARRWGATRLSTGKVVWFELPTRT from the coding sequence GTGACGGAGCAGCCCACCTCCCACGAAGGCCGGCAGCCCCTGGTTGCCCGGCCGCAGGAACGCACCCGGCCGCGCGCGGAGGCGACCGGGCCCTCGGCCGTGCCCGGGCCCTCGGCCGTGCCCGGGCCCTCGGGCCTGCCCGGGCCCTCGGCCGTGCCCGCGCCGTCCGGGCCCACGCAGGAGTTGGCGGGGACCGCGCGGCGGGAGGGGGACCGGCTGCGGTTCGTGGGGGCCGCGACGCGGCGGATCGCGCGCGGGATAGATCTGGACGAGATCGTGCTGGGGCTGTGCCGGGCCACCGTGCCGACCTTCTCCGACGCGATCCTCGTCTATCTGCGTGACCCGCTGCCGGTGGGCGACGAACGTCCGGTCTCGCCGTTCGTGCTGCGGCTGCGCCGCACCGACCGGCTGCGTTTAGCCGGTGAGGACGCCGACTTCGGTGCCGCCGTCCCGATCCCGGTCATCGACCCGCAGAACGACCTCACGCCGGCCGCCGAGCTGCGCGAGGTGCGTTCCGGCGGTGCGCTCTCCGAGGTCCTGCGCGGCGTGCGGCCCGTCTTCGGCGACTCCGCCGCCGCCCGGGCCGCGCTGCCCGAGCTGCTCGGTGACGGCCGGACCGTGCCGGGCGGCCATCGCGCGATACTGGCCCCGCTCCGCGGCAGGCGGCGGGTGATCGGTGCCGCGGTCTTCCTGCGCCGGCCCGACCGGCCCGCGTTCGAGCCCAACGACCTGCTGGTGGCAGCCCAGTTGGCGACGCACACCGCGCTCGGCATCGACAAGGCCGTGCTGTACGGCCGCGAGGCGTACATCGCCGACGAGCTGCAGCGCACCATGCTGCCGGACTCGCTGCCCCAGCCGACCGGCGTACGGCTCGCCAGCCGGTACCTCCCGGCCGCCGAGACCGCCCGCGTCGGCGGCGACTGGTACGACGCGATCCCGCTGCCGGGCAGCCGCGTGGCGCTCGTCGTCGGCGACGTCATGGGGCACTCCATGACCTCCGCCGCGATCATGGGCCAGCTGCGGACGACCGCGCAGACCCTCGCCGGGCTGGATCTGCCGCCGCAGGAGGTCCTGCACCATCTGGACGAGCAGGCCCAGCGGCTCGGCACCGACCGGATGGCGACCTGCATGTACGCCGTGTACGACCCCGTCGCGCACCGGATCACCATCGCCAACGCGGGCCACCCGCCGCCCATCCTGCTGCACCTGGGCGGCCGGGCGGAGGTGCTGCGCGTACCGCCCGGCGCACCCATCGGGGTCGGCGGCGTGGACTTCGAGGCGGTCGAGCTGGACGCCCCGGCAGGCGCCACCCTGCTGCTGTACACCGACGGCCTGGTCGAGTCCCGGCTGCGGGACGTGTGGACCGGCATCGAGCAGCTGCGGGAGCGCCTGGCCGCCACCGCCCAGCTGACCGGTCCCGATCACTCGCCGCCGCTGGAGGCGCTCTGCGACGACGTGCTGGACATGCTCGGACCGGGCGACCGGGACGACGACATCGCGCTGCTCGCGGCCCGCTTCGACGGGATCGCGCCGAGTGACGTCGCGTACTGGTACCTGGAGCCGGAGGACGCGGCCCCCGGCCGGGCCCGCCGACTGGCCCGCCGGGCGCTCAGCCGCTGGGGCCTGGAGGAGCTGAGCGACTCGGTGGAGCTGCTGGTCAGCGAGGTCGTGACCAATGCCGTGCGGTATGCCGAGCGTCCGGTGACCCTGCGGCTGCTGCGTACGGACGTGCTGCGCTGCGAGGTCGGCGACGACTCCCCGCAGCTGCCGAGGCAGCGGCGGGCAAGGGATACGGACGAGGGCGGACGCGGTCTGTTTCTGGTGAACCGGCTGGCCAGACGGTGGGGAGCGACCCGGCTCTCGACCGGCAAGGTGGTCTGGTTCGAGCTGCCCACCCGTACATAG